Proteins from a genomic interval of Chitinispirillales bacterium:
- a CDS encoding carbohydrate-binding protein: MKKFLFVLAMSILPVVLFAKGDVVAYLPNYRNAPTDAQLDRLTHLVLFSITPGAGGTAPLPSGGWAKDIGGVVNSAHNKGVKVIIALGGWEKTGSFVENVQAGTRQTFVNNIVNMVNANNFDGVDIDWEYPTGNQQKNDFADFMADLKTALGNKRLSFAIGASYKPDEYSTKAYNAMDALHLMTYDMGGGHHADEAKAEAKLDEWINSGKIAKEKVFLGVPFYGRGSAGEETYAAIINSDSASLSQANSKTVYIDGQPKIYNYDGIPTIKSKTRYAYERDAGGIMIWELGQDVPAANRYSLLNAIYQEVQELKGSTGYKITVKTYGGGSVKKGDDAVESGSLIDISVGGDLTLTFNPDGENGYEIGDVKINGVSDNTAKTQKSHTFSDVKASQTIEVFFAKRHSVPVTFNSGEYSSKSPEIAYNNDEHGKYVGNLVDGSFLEYLVNVAKAGNYNISLKSAVGANGQYGRAEISIYDGNSETALGKIEASVGEDWYAFVAKQTLVALSEGNKTLRLVSSGPVNIEDITILTEQGGTSITQSGNKNVSSVGVSIINGRLNLSLPSNANNAHIVLFDVRGRILFERNVVVNGNFASVALPKSISRNQVMMLQVKTNSGVNMTKRILIK; encoded by the coding sequence ATGAAAAAGTTTTTGTTTGTTTTGGCAATGTCGATTTTGCCTGTAGTGCTGTTTGCCAAAGGTGACGTTGTAGCGTATCTGCCCAATTATCGCAATGCTCCGACTGACGCTCAACTTGACAGATTGACTCATCTCGTTTTGTTTTCAATTACCCCCGGAGCGGGCGGGACGGCGCCCCTGCCCAGCGGCGGCTGGGCTAAGGACATCGGCGGTGTGGTAAACAGTGCGCATAACAAAGGCGTGAAAGTTATCATCGCTCTCGGCGGTTGGGAGAAAACCGGTTCTTTTGTGGAAAACGTTCAAGCGGGAACCAGACAAACTTTTGTCAATAATATTGTAAATATGGTAAATGCCAATAATTTTGACGGCGTCGATATCGACTGGGAATATCCCACAGGCAACCAACAAAAAAACGATTTTGCGGACTTTATGGCAGACCTTAAAACCGCGCTTGGAAACAAAAGATTGTCTTTTGCCATAGGAGCGTCCTATAAACCTGACGAATATTCGACAAAAGCGTATAACGCTATGGACGCTCTTCATCTTATGACTTACGATATGGGCGGCGGGCATCACGCGGACGAAGCAAAAGCGGAAGCGAAACTTGACGAATGGATAAACAGCGGTAAAATTGCGAAAGAAAAAGTTTTTCTGGGCGTTCCTTTTTATGGAAGAGGCTCCGCAGGAGAAGAAACTTACGCAGCAATAATCAATAGCGATTCGGCGTCTTTGTCGCAAGCTAACAGTAAAACCGTCTATATAGACGGACAACCTAAGATATATAATTACGACGGAATACCTACGATAAAAAGCAAGACAAGGTACGCATACGAAAGAGACGCCGGCGGAATTATGATTTGGGAATTGGGTCAAGACGTCCCCGCGGCAAACCGGTACTCTTTGTTGAACGCAATTTATCAGGAAGTTCAGGAGCTGAAGGGGTCAACCGGTTACAAAATAACCGTAAAAACTTATGGGGGGGGGAGTGTTAAAAAAGGAGACGACGCGGTTGAATCTGGAAGTTTGATAGACATATCCGTCGGCGGCGATTTAACTTTGACGTTTAACCCTGACGGCGAAAACGGATATGAAATCGGCGACGTTAAAATAAACGGAGTAAGCGACAATACGGCTAAAACTCAGAAAAGTCATACGTTTAGCGATGTCAAGGCGAGTCAAACTATAGAGGTATTTTTTGCAAAACGTCACAGCGTTCCGGTAACTTTCAATTCCGGCGAATATTCCTCAAAAAGTCCTGAAATCGCTTACAATAACGACGAACACGGAAAATATGTGGGAAATTTGGTGGACGGCTCGTTTTTGGAATATTTAGTAAATGTCGCGAAAGCGGGAAATTACAACATATCTTTGAAATCTGCGGTAGGGGCTAACGGTCAATACGGCAGAGCGGAAATTTCAATATACGACGGGAACTCCGAGACGGCTTTGGGGAAAATCGAGGCTTCTGTCGGCGAAGACTGGTACGCTTTTGTCGCAAAGCAAACGCTTGTCGCTTTATCGGAAGGGAACAAAACGCTGCGGTTAGTTTCTTCCGGTCCGGTTAATATTGAAGATATAACGATTTTAACCGAACAAGGCGGCACGTCGATTACACAAAGCGGAAACAAAAATGTTTCAAGCGTCGGCGTTTCTATAATCAACGGACGCCTTAATTTATCGCTTCCGTCAAACGCGAACAACGCACATATCGTTTTGTTTGACGTGCGCGGAAGGATATTGTTTGAACGAAACGTCGTGGTGAACGGGAATTTTGCGAGCGTCGCTCTGCCCAAGTCGATTTCGCGAAATCAAGTTATGATGCTGCAAGTTAAGACGAATTCCGGCGTTAATATGACGAAACGGATTTTGATTAAATAA
- a CDS encoding DUF5618 family protein, with product MTVCEQNIFLNKEYDEAVRYMNNAREALQKSKKDDDGFYNDAKYVRSACGIAYLGVLRALDAWLTLKGIPKPNKKQRKSIEYYKDNVAKLDGKLTKRLNNAYNILHLSGYYDGETNIKVIQAGFESANEIIERIKPQ from the coding sequence ATGACAGTTTGTGAGCAAAATATCTTTTTGAATAAAGAATACGATGAAGCCGTACGCTATATGAATAACGCAAGAGAGGCTTTACAAAAATCAAAAAAAGACGATGACGGATTTTACAACGACGCAAAATATGTGCGTAGCGCCTGCGGCATAGCGTATTTGGGAGTTTTACGTGCGTTAGACGCATGGCTTACACTCAAAGGAATACCCAAACCTAACAAAAAACAACGAAAATCTATAGAATATTATAAAGATAACGTTGCAAAATTAGACGGTAAATTAACCAAACGGCTTAATAACGCTTACAATATTTTACATTTATCCGGATATTATGACGGAGAAACGAATATAAAAGTTATTCAAGCCGGCTTTGAATCTGCAAATGA